Proteins encoded together in one uncultured Sphaerochaeta sp. window:
- a CDS encoding ECF transporter S component, with product MQGNRNALKVAMVSVLTAVVVVFTMVVRIPTAKGYLNLCDVAICFIAFTFGPWSAFIAAGLGTALADLISGYAQWAPISFVVHGVEGLLVALIVQKQGDVAVSLGRKALAAFVCIATVSLGYFALSALFISTVSVAAAEIPGNIAQSAVGFALGLAVSAAVKRAYPPVSSLAW from the coding sequence ATGCAGGGAAATAGGAATGCTTTGAAAGTTGCCATGGTGTCGGTACTGACTGCAGTGGTAGTGGTTTTTACGATGGTTGTGCGTATCCCCACGGCAAAAGGATACTTGAATCTCTGTGATGTGGCTATCTGCTTCATCGCCTTTACGTTTGGACCCTGGTCAGCGTTCATAGCAGCAGGACTTGGAACGGCACTTGCAGATCTGATCAGCGGGTATGCACAATGGGCTCCTATCAGCTTTGTTGTCCATGGAGTGGAAGGGCTCCTGGTTGCCTTGATCGTCCAGAAGCAGGGAGATGTTGCTGTATCCTTAGGAAGAAAAGCCCTCGCAGCCTTCGTTTGTATCGCAACAGTATCTCTTGGGTATTTTGCACTGTCTGCCCTGTTTATCAGCACAGTGAGTGTTGCTGCAGCTGAGATTCCTGGAAACATCGCACAGAGTGCAGTAGGGTTCGCACTTGGCCTTGCGGTATCGGCGGCGGTGAAACGTGCGTATCCCCCGGTCAGTTCACTTGCTTGGTAG